A single genomic interval of Sander lucioperca isolate FBNREF2018 chromosome 9, SLUC_FBN_1.2, whole genome shotgun sequence harbors:
- the LOC118495779 gene encoding GTPase IMAP family member 4-like — protein sequence MRIVMVGKTGAGKSTTGNTILGKDYFESDFSATSLTKKCTKVFGELDGQNIAVIDTPGLFDTRTAEEKIKEDIVKSIAYASPGPHIFLVIIKLGRYTEEEKKTVREIEQIFGKEANKYSMVLFTHGDQLKGKPIEEFLEGSEELQELVTKCNGQYHVLNNVSKDRSQVRELLDKIRNITEKNGGSHYTTEMFQEAERVIEEEKQRILKENQENMNKELKELKKTIEEMKNLLKKYEDEARKKAENSSSLIGNLNQFILPMLTIAFAILRALTGGGV from the exons ATGAGGATTGTGATGGTGGGGAAGACCGGAGCTGGGAAAAGCACCACAGGAAACACCATCCTGGGAAAAGACTACTTCGAATCAGATTTCTCTGCTACTtctttgacaaaaaaatgtacaaaGGTCTTTGGTGAACTGGATGGACAAAATATTGCTGTTATTGACACTCCAGGTCTGTTTGACACTAGAACTGCTGAAGAGAAAATCAAGGAAGATATTGTCAAGAGCATTGCTTATGCTTCTCCTGGACCTCACATCTTCCTGGTCATTATCAAACTGGGCAGATacacagaggaagaaaagaagacGGTAAGGGAGATTGAGCAAATCTTTGGAAAGGAAGCTAACAAATACAGCATGGTTCTCTTCACCCATGGTGACCAGCTCAAAGGGAAACCTATTGAGGAGTTTTTGGAAGGCAGCGAAGAGCTGCAGGAACTTGTGACCAAGTGTAACGGCCAGTACCACGTCCTCAATAATGTGTCAAAGGATCGTTCTCAGGTCAGGGAGCTGCTCGACAAGATCAGAAACATAACAGAGAAGAACGGAGGAAGTCATTACACCACTGAAATGTTCCAGGAGGCAGAGAGGGTGATAGAAGAGGAGAAACAACGAATCCTTAAAGAGAACCAAGAGAACATGAACAAAGAGCTGAAGGAACTGAAGAAGACAATAGAGGAAATGAAAAACCTGTTGAAAAAGTACGAAGACGAGGCTAGAAAGAAAGCTGAGAACAGCAGTTCATTAATTGGAAACTTGAATCAGTTTATTCTACCAATGTTGACGATTGCTTTTGCTATTCTGAGAGCACTTACCG GTGGTGGAGTGTGA